The genomic DNA AGGTCTCGAGCTCGCCGGCCAGCCGGGCGTTGAGGTGTACGACCAGCACTTCGACCAACGCGGCGCCGATATCCTTCACGCCCATGGCCAGCTTCTGCCGCGCCAGATGCAGGGCAGGGCGCAGGCTCATGCGCGCTGCGCTCGATGCCGGCAGCGGCACCACGCCGATCAGGTTGATGCCCAGGCTGACCCAGGCCAGGAACTCGACTTCCTTCTTGGCGATGAGCTTCTGGATGACCCCGACAATGTCCATGATGGCATCGATCAGTGCCATGATGTTGCCGATCACCGGCAGGCTGCCGGCCACGGTGCTGAGGCGCTCGAGCGTGACGTAATCGTGGCTGATCTTGCGCAGCCATTTGTCGAAGGCGGCGGCGGCCGCGCCGACGTCTTGCTGGTCGATCGTGTTGAGTGGAGCGACGGCGACTTCAGGCGCGCGTTCGGCGTTCTTCTGCGTGGGTTCGGTCATGAAACTATCGGATGGTGCTTTTTTAACAGGCGCTAGGGAGGATGCGCCCCCGCATCGCCTAACATTGCCATTTTATCATTTGTGCATCGCTGTACTAAGGAGGTGAGACGCGGCGGCGAGGGCGTTCGTCGTTGACAGGTATCCTAGGCTGTCTGCCAAGCTGGCAACGGAAGATCGCCGTCTTGTTGGTCGAGGTCAAACAGAACGCGGCTTTATCGCCACGGCGCTTGCAGCGCGCGTGACCATCGCGGATGCAAAGCGGCAAAACCGGTCGCCATTGCGATTTGACGCGACAGCAACCCTCCGCTACAATAGCGCCTCTCGAGTTGCAACGAACAGGCGCAGTCGAGGTTCTACAGCGTTCGCTCTGCGCGCGGTGGAAAAAGGAGAGGTGGCAGAGTGGTCGAATGTACTTGACTCGAAATCAAGCGATGGGGCAACCCATCCGTGGGTTCGAATCCCACCCTCTCCGCCAGAACAAATAAAAACGGCCTCCCCTGCGGGAGGCCGTTTTTATTTGTCTGGACGGAAGAGGGTGGATTCGAAGACCCTGCGCCTACCGGCGCGGGGGCTCTCCGAATCGCCCATTTGCCGCTGCTTCGCAGCGGCGCCGCGCGCCGAGGGCGCGCGACGTCTGCGTCGTCTATCGCCGAGAGGACGAGCGCAACGCGCAAGGCTCTCGCAGCGTACTGCGCACGCAAAGGGCGGCCACGCCGCCGTCGCGTACCGCCAGGTCGCGCATGCGAAACCCAGGGGACGTGCACCAATCACGGGGCCGGTGGCCCCGAGATCGGTGCACGTCCCCGGTGACCTTGATCGGCGGGCGTCCTCGCCGACCTCGACCTCTGCACGTCCCGGCACCTCTGCAGCGCAAGGCTCTCGCAGCGTGCTGCGCACGCAAAGGGCGGCCACGCCGCCGTCGCGTAGCGCCAGGTCGCGCATGCGAAACCCAAGGGGACGTGCACCGATCACGGGGCCGGAGGCCCGAGATCGGTGCACGTCCCCGGCGACCTCGACCGCTGCAAGTCCCCGGCGCCAGCGAACCTACTTCAACACCCCCGGAACATCCACCACATCCACCCCCTGCAACTGCCCCAGCCACCGGTCGAACCAAGGCTTGTGCGAAGCCCCGACCACCGCCAGCACCCGCGCCCCCGGCCGCTCCCGGAACGTCTCGCGCACATTGGCCACCATGCGCAGGTTGCGCACTTCCCACCCGGCCACCCACATCTGCGGATAGCCCTGCGGCGAGGCCGAGCGCAAGGCCGGTACGACGTTGGCCTCCGCCAGCACACGCAGATGCTCCGGATCGTTGACGGCGCGATACAGCGGCAGCAGGTCGGACGCCCGCGCCAGCTCCGCCTCGCGCCGGCTGTTCTCCTTCAGCGCCGCGCCGCCGCTCGCCCACGCGGCCTCCAGCGCCTGAACGAACGCCTTGGTGTCCGGCACGTCGATGCGGTCGCCGGTGTGATTGTCGACGGCATGCACGCGTTGCAGTCCCAGGCGGGCGGCCAGCCGCGCCGCCAACTGGTAGTTCTCGTTGTTGGTCGTGCCGATCTGCTCGAGCAGGCGCACCAGCGACTCGTCCAGGCTGTCGCCCGCGCGCCGCTCGCCAGGCGGCAGTTGCAGCCACTGGACGTAGGCGGAAGCGCGATCGTTGGCGGCCAGCAGCACGGCCGCCAGGCGGCGGCGCTGGGCCGGTGTCGGCTGCGTGGGCCAGCTCTTGAACGTCGCATCGGCCGCGGCGATCGCGGCCGACATGTCCATCCCGGTCGCCGCCTGCGCCGCCGCCGTCGTGGGGCAGTAATCGCGCCCGTAGCGTGCCGGATGGCGCGCCGCCAGGTCGCATTCCTCGCCCGACTCCGTTTCGATGGTGACGATGTCCGGCCGGAAGCCGGCCAGCCGCGCCAGCAGGCTGTCCAACGCGGCCGGCTTGAAGCCGGGCGGCATGGTGCGCAGGTGCACGGTGCCCAGCACGAGCACCTGCGCACGTGGGCCTGTCATGCCTGCATCCAGGTCTTCCAGGGCGATTTGCGCCCGCACGGGAGCCGCGAGCGCGGCGCCCAACAGCACGGCGGCGAACGGCATGGTGCGGCGAACCGGTTTTTGCATAAGTGTCCTTTCGAATGGCCGACGGTGGCTGGCAGTCTAAGCCCGCCCTGAATCGGAACAGCAGCCAATGCGACAGGCTGCGCAATCGGTGGCACAGGCCGCGCGAACCACAAGTACCCTCAACAGCTTTTGCAAACAAACAACAAGTCGTTAGAAATTTATACACGGCCATTGTAAAACTGGCTTTACTTTACAAAATCTGCAACAATGATGTTCTTCAGGATATAAAAGTTAATAACGCGTAAGCAGCAGAGAACGTTCCGCGACATTGACTACCGCTGGCCAAGACCTCGCCACGCCATCCTGTCCATTCATCTACCCCTTATTTGAACTGCCGGCCACGAGCCGGAACGACACCGCATGAGCGATATTTCACTGGCCAGTACCATCCACGTCTACGAAGACACCTCCGTCAACCTGGCCCTGCGCGACATCCTGGCGCAGGCCGGCTACACCAGCGAGCAGAACGTGACGATCTCCGAGTTCGTCGCGATCCTGCCGGACGGCACCAAAGCCTACGACAACACGCCGCTGTTCGGCACGATCGACGACGAGACGCTGTACGTGCGTCCCGGCGCCTGGCAGCCGAATTACAACGGCAACTTCTCCACCTACGAATTCCTGGTCGCGGGCGAGGACGGCGACCTGGTCACGCTGACGTTGAAGGTGGTCGTCGATCCCGTCAACGACGCGCCGTTCGGCGCCGACCGCGCGTACGACCTGGCCGACCGCACGCCGGTGGTGCTGGGCGAGGACGCGTTCGGCTTCCGCGATCCGGTGGAGGGCGACAGCTTCCAGTCCGTCATCATCACGGCGCTGCCGCTGGCGGGCCAGGTGCTGCTGCGCGGCGCCGCGATCGCCGCCGGCACCGAAGTCACCACGGCCGACCTGCGCGCCGGCGTGCTGACGTTCGTGCCGTCCGCCACGACGGGTGGCGTGGTCGAGGTGGGCTTCCACGTGCGCGACAACGGCAGCACGGTGGGCCCGGGCGCGCAGGATACCAGCGTGGCCGAGAACCACCTGATCTTCAAGGTGCCGGTGCCGACGCCGCCGGACAACCCGGGCGACAACAACCCGCCGCCGACCGGCGGCGACGGCAAGCCGGCGCAGCTGGGCGACACCATCTGGGAAGACAGCAACGGCAACGGCATCCAGGACGCGGGTGAGCACGGCATCGCGGGCGTGACGGTCGAACTGCTGGATGCCAGCGGCGCCGTCGTCAAGACCACCACCACCGGCAGCGACGGCCAGTACTACTTCAACGTGGCGGCCGGCACCTACACGGCGCAGCTGCGCGCCCCGAGCGGCTACGTCGTCACGGCCAAGGGCCAGGGCAGCGACCGCGGCGCCGACAGCGACTTCGATGCCAGCGGCCGCACCGACGCCATCAAGCTGGCGCAGGGCGAAGTCAATAACGCGGCCGATGGCGGCCTGTATCGCGCCGCCGCGCTGACCAGCCAGGCCTGGCTGGACGCGGACCGCGACGGCCTGCGCGACGCCGACGAGAAGGCGGTGGCCAATGTGAAGGTGGTGCTGCTCGACAGCGCCGGCCAGGCAGTGGCCAGCGCGGTGACCGACGCCAACGGCGGCTACACCTTCGCCAACCTGAAACCGGGCAGCTACAGCCTGAAGTTCGACAGCGCGACCCTGCCGGCCGGCCTGAAGTTCACCACGCCGGGCCTGGATTCTGCCGCCCTCGATGACGGCAGCACCGCATCCGTCACGCTCGCCTCCGGCGCGCACGCCACGCTGGCCGCCGGCCTGGTGGAAGACATGGCCACCATCGGCGATCGCGTCTGGGAAGACAAGAACGGCAACGGCACGCAGGACAGCGGCGAGACCGGCATCGCCGGTGTCACCGTGCAGCTGAAGGACGCCACTGGCAAGCTGGTCGCCAGCACCACGACCGATGCCGCGGGCGCCTATGCGTTCAAGGCTGCCGCCGGCACCTACAGCGTGGCCGTGCAGGCACCGAACGGCTACCTGGCCACCACGGCGAACGTGGGCGACGATGCCAGCGACAGCGATATCGGCGCGAATGGCGCCACCGCCCAGTTCACGGTGCGCGGCGGCGACAAGCTCGCCACCATCGACGCCGGCCTGTATCGCGCCGCCTCGCTGGGCAACAAGGTCTGGTACGACTGCGACGGCGACGGCATCCAGGACAGCGGCGAAGTGGGCATTGGCGGCGCCAAGGTGACGCTGCTGGACGCCGACGGCAAGGCGCTGGCCACCACCACGACCGACTGCAACGGCCTGTACCAGTTCGCCAACCTGAAGCCCGGCAGCTACAGCGTGCAGTTCGACAAGTCGGCACTGCCATCGGGCTACGTGATCACCCAGCGCGACGCCGGCAGCGACGACGCGCGCGACTCCGACATCGGCGCGGACGGCCGCTCGCACCAGGTCACGCTGGTCTCCGGCGAGAACAACACCAGCCTGGATGCCGGCATCGCGGCGGCGGCCAGCGTGGGCAACCGGGTCTGGGAAGACAGCGACTTCGACGGCGTGCAGGATGCGGGCGAGGCCGGCGTGTGCGGCGTCACCGTGCGGCTGTACGACGCGGCGCACAACCTGAAGGCCACCACGATCACGGCCGCCGACGGCAGCTACAAGTTCGCCAACCTGCAGGCGGGCAGCTACAGCGTGGAAGTGGTCAAGCCGAACGGCTGGTACACGACCAAGGCCAACGTGGGCAACGACAGCGTCGATTCGGACTTCGTCAACCTGGCAGGCGGCAACGCCGGCAGCGGCACGTTCAAGCTGGCCGCGGGCGAGCAGAACACCAGCATCGACGCGGGCCTGTACCGCACGGCCAGCATCGGCGACAAGGTCTGGCGCGACGCCAACCACAACGGCCTGCAGGACCGCGGCGAGGAAGGCATCGGCAAGATCAAGGTCGCGCTGTACAACGCCAGCACCGGCGCGCTGGTGGGCAGCACCGTGACGGACGCGAAAGGCGCCTACCTGTTCAGCAACCTGGACCCGGGCAGCTACTACCTGAAGTTCGACAAGACCAATGTGCTGTTCACGGACCTGACCAACCGCACGTATTCGATGAACGACTGGAAGTGGGGCGTCAAGAACACCGGCAGCAATGACCTGATCGACACCGACGTCAACGGCGACGGCGTCAGCAAGGTCGGCGTGACCTACACCGACGCGACCTTCCTGTCCTCGGGCGAGAACGACATGAGCTGGGACGCGGCGATCACGCCGATCGCCATCGACCTGGATGGCGACGGCATCCACACCATCGCCCGCGCCGATTTCCACGGCAGCTTCGACCTGCTGGGCAACGGCCGCGCCATCCAGTCCGGCTGGCTGTCCGCCGGCGACGCCTTCCTGGCCATCGACGCCAACGGCAACGGCAGCATCGACGGCATCGGCGAACTGTTCGGCGGCGCCAAC from Pseudoduganella armeniaca includes the following:
- a CDS encoding DUF5694 domain-containing protein, which gives rise to MQKPVRRTMPFAAVLLGAALAAPVRAQIALEDLDAGMTGPRAQVLVLGTVHLRTMPPGFKPAALDSLLARLAGFRPDIVTIETESGEECDLAARHPARYGRDYCPTTAAAQAATGMDMSAAIAAADATFKSWPTQPTPAQRRRLAAVLLAANDRASAYVQWLQLPPGERRAGDSLDESLVRLLEQIGTTNNENYQLAARLAARLGLQRVHAVDNHTGDRIDVPDTKAFVQALEAAWASGGAALKENSRREAELARASDLLPLYRAVNDPEHLRVLAEANVVPALRSASPQGYPQMWVAGWEVRNLRMVANVRETFRERPGARVLAVVGASHKPWFDRWLGQLQGVDVVDVPGVLK
- a CDS encoding SdrD B-like domain-containing protein; protein product: MSDISLASTIHVYEDTSVNLALRDILAQAGYTSEQNVTISEFVAILPDGTKAYDNTPLFGTIDDETLYVRPGAWQPNYNGNFSTYEFLVAGEDGDLVTLTLKVVVDPVNDAPFGADRAYDLADRTPVVLGEDAFGFRDPVEGDSFQSVIITALPLAGQVLLRGAAIAAGTEVTTADLRAGVLTFVPSATTGGVVEVGFHVRDNGSTVGPGAQDTSVAENHLIFKVPVPTPPDNPGDNNPPPTGGDGKPAQLGDTIWEDSNGNGIQDAGEHGIAGVTVELLDASGAVVKTTTTGSDGQYYFNVAAGTYTAQLRAPSGYVVTAKGQGSDRGADSDFDASGRTDAIKLAQGEVNNAADGGLYRAAALTSQAWLDADRDGLRDADEKAVANVKVVLLDSAGQAVASAVTDANGGYTFANLKPGSYSLKFDSATLPAGLKFTTPGLDSAALDDGSTASVTLASGAHATLAAGLVEDMATIGDRVWEDKNGNGTQDSGETGIAGVTVQLKDATGKLVASTTTDAAGAYAFKAAAGTYSVAVQAPNGYLATTANVGDDASDSDIGANGATAQFTVRGGDKLATIDAGLYRAASLGNKVWYDCDGDGIQDSGEVGIGGAKVTLLDADGKALATTTTDCNGLYQFANLKPGSYSVQFDKSALPSGYVITQRDAGSDDARDSDIGADGRSHQVTLVSGENNTSLDAGIAAAASVGNRVWEDSDFDGVQDAGEAGVCGVTVRLYDAAHNLKATTITAADGSYKFANLQAGSYSVEVVKPNGWYTTKANVGNDSVDSDFVNLAGGNAGSGTFKLAAGEQNTSIDAGLYRTASIGDKVWRDANHNGLQDRGEEGIGKIKVALYNASTGALVGSTVTDAKGAYLFSNLDPGSYYLKFDKTNVLFTDLTNRTYSMNDWKWGVKNTGSNDLIDTDVNGDGVSKVGVTYTDATFLSSGENDMSWDAAITPIAIDLDGDGIHTIARADFHGSFDLLGNGRAIQSGWLSAGDAFLAIDANGNGSIDGIGELFGGANKGSGFAKLASFDSNADGVVDAHDAQFGALSLWQDANGNGQTDAGELIALAQAGVTALTVAFDELPFLDANGNLHLERSSAVVDGRTVDMTDVYFNVAAADAAAAGIAVPNMAQLIGQPDAQQAVL